A single genomic interval of Zingiber officinale cultivar Zhangliang chromosome 4A, Zo_v1.1, whole genome shotgun sequence harbors:
- the LOC121972445 gene encoding tetraspanin-8-like, with protein MIQVSNTLVGVLNFLTLLISFPIIGSGLYFRLNSATQCEEFLYLPLLVLGSFLFVVSVLGLVGSCARLSFFMWLYLFVLFVLILAMIVFAILAFVVTNKGVGETVAGVGFKEYRLGDYNDWLQKMVADWKTWEKIIDCLTDARVCGGFQQLVGLQANEFFMKNLSPVQSGCCKPPTVCGYVYQNATFWTTPATGLKSTDADCQRWSNEEKKLCYECGSCKAGVLATIKSRWKEVSIFNVCLIVFLILIYSIGCCARRNNNTKRYEQYYRGGGYR; from the exons atgattcAGGTGAGCAACACACTCGTTGGTGTACTCAACTTCCTGACCCTCCTCATATCCTTTCCCATCATCGGATCCGGCTTATACTTCCGCCTCAATTCTGCCACCCAATGCGAGGAATTCCTCTACCTCCCCCTCCTCGTCTTGGGCAGCTTCCTCTTTGTGGTCTCTGTCCTCGGCCTGGTCGGCTCCTGCGCACGCCTCTCCTTCTTCATGTGGCTCTATCTCTTCGTCCTCTTCGTCCTCATCCTCGCCATGATCGTCTTCGCCATCCTTGCCTTCGTGGTCACCAACAAGGGCGTGGGAGAGACGGTGGCCGGGGTGGGCTTCAAGGAGTACAGGCTTGGTGACTACAACGATTGGCTACAAAAGATGGTGGCGGATTGGAAGACGTGGGAGAAAATCATCGATTGCCTCACGGATGCCAGAGTTTGCGGTGGCTTTCAGCAATTGGTGGGTCTGCAGGCGAATGAATTCTTCATGAAAAATCTCTCTCCCGTCCAG TCGGGCTGCTGCAAGCCCCCAACGGTCTGCGGATACGTGTACCAGAATGCCACTTTCTGGACAACCCCGGCGACGGGGCTCAAATCGACGGACGCGGATTGCCAACGGTGGAGCAACGAGGAGAAGAAGCTGTGCTACGAGTGCGGGTCGTGCAAAGCAGGTGTGCTTGCGACCATCAAGAGCAGGTGGAAAGAGGTGTCTATCTTTAACGTTTGCCTCATTGTGTTTTTGATCCTCATCTACTCGATTGGGTGTTGTGCTCGGCGCAACAACAACACCAAGCGATACGAGCAGTATTACCGTGGCGGTGGATATCGCTGA